A window from Drosophila kikkawai strain 14028-0561.14 chromosome 2L, DkikHiC1v2, whole genome shotgun sequence encodes these proteins:
- the LOC108072539 gene encoding ATP synthase membrane subunit K, mitochondrial: MPENFKFTDAFNSQTVRGRANVAKATWLSVGLIYLLVKMQRNKSKRLDAKLYCKGCQQVLPG; encoded by the exons ATGccagaaaactttaaattcaCTGATGCTTTCAACAGTCAGACTGTGCGCGGTCGTGCTAAT GTAGCCAAGGCCACCTGGTTATCGGTGGGGCTGATCTACCTGCTGGTCAAGATGCAACGGAACAAATCGAAGCGCCTAGATGCCAAGCTCTACTGCAAGGGATGCCAGCAGGTGCTGCCAGGCTAA
- the jhamt gene encoding juvenile hormone acid O-methyltransferase isoform X1, translating into MNQASLYQHANQVQRHDAKLILDEFASTLQWRSDGEDALLDVGSGSGNVLMDFVKPLLPSRGQLVGTDISSQMVGYASKHYQREERTRFQVLDIGCERLPQELSGRFDHVTSFYCLHWVQNLRGALGNIYNLLRPEGGDCLLAFLASNPVYEVYKILKTNEKWSGYMQDVEQFISPLHYSLNPGEEFSQLLNEVGFIHHNVEIRNEVFVYEGVRTLKVLYFPRSAQQSYAQFADPAFCRRLTHPMIPLADSGGVTSKTNTEYRNRMTADVVFIHTHVYMLYVTVFVGRGRVHLAEVQTNAWPSK; encoded by the exons ATGAATCAGGCCTCTCTATATCAGCACGCCAACCAGGTGCAAAGGCACGATGCCAAGCTGATACTGGACGAGTTTGCATCGACGCTACAGTGGAGATCCGATGGCGAGGACGCACTCCTGGACGTTGGTTCCGGTTCCGGCAATGTGCTCATGGACTTCGTGAAACCCCTTCTGCCGAGTCGCGGCCAACTGGTGGGCACCGATATATCCAGCCAGATGGTGGGCTATGCCAGCAAGCACTATCAGCGGGAGGAGCGGACCAGGTTCCAGGTCCTGGACATTGGGTGCGAGAGACTGCCGCAGGAGCTAAGCGGAAGATTCGATCATGTCACCTCGTTTTACTGCCTCCATTGGGTGCAAAATTTGAGGGGAGCCCTTGGCAATATTTACAATCTTCTGCGTCCCGAAGGTGGCGATTGCCTGTTGGCCTTTCTGGCCTCCAATCCAGTGTACGAGGTCTACAAAATCCTCAAAACGAATGAGAAATGGTCGGGCTACATGCAGGATGTGGAGCAGTTTATATCGCCCTTGCACTACAGCTTGAATCCCGGCGAGGAATTCAGTCAGTTACTCAACGAAGTGGGTTTTATACACCACAATGTGGAAATACGCAATGAAGTGTTTGTTTATGAAGGCGTGCGGACTCTCAAAG TTCTTTATTTTCCCAGATCTGCCCAACAGTCGTATGCGCAATTTGCTGACCCCGCGTTTTGTCGTCGGTTGACCCACCCAATGATTCCGCTGGCCGATTCCGGAGGCGTAACCTCAAAAACAAACACCGAATACCGGAACCGAATGACGGCGGATGTCGTGTttatacacacacatgtgtaTATGCTATATGTAACTGTGTTTGTGGGACGGGGGCGTGTGCATTTGGCTGAAGTTCAAACAAATGCGTGGCCATCGAAATGA
- the jhamt gene encoding juvenile hormone acid O-methyltransferase isoform X2, translating to MNQASLYQHANQVQRHDAKLILDEFASTLQWRSDGEDALLDVGSGSGNVLMDFVKPLLPSRGQLVGTDISSQMVGYASKHYQREERTRFQVLDIGCERLPQELSGRFDHVTSFYCLHWVQNLRGALGNIYNLLRPEGGDCLLAFLASNPVYEVYKILKTNEKWSGYMQDVEQFISPLHYSLNPGEEFSQLLNEVGFIHHNVEIRNEVFVYEGVRTLKDNVKAICPFLERMPAALHEDFLDDFIEIVISMNLQQGERNQDQKFLSPYKLVVAYARKSPEFVNNVLLEPPHQSIFKGVD from the exons ATGAATCAGGCCTCTCTATATCAGCACGCCAACCAGGTGCAAAGGCACGATGCCAAGCTGATACTGGACGAGTTTGCATCGACGCTACAGTGGAGATCCGATGGCGAGGACGCACTCCTGGACGTTGGTTCCGGTTCCGGCAATGTGCTCATGGACTTCGTGAAACCCCTTCTGCCGAGTCGCGGCCAACTGGTGGGCACCGATATATCCAGCCAGATGGTGGGCTATGCCAGCAAGCACTATCAGCGGGAGGAGCGGACCAGGTTCCAGGTCCTGGACATTGGGTGCGAGAGACTGCCGCAGGAGCTAAGCGGAAGATTCGATCATGTCACCTCGTTTTACTGCCTCCATTGGGTGCAAAATTTGAGGGGAGCCCTTGGCAATATTTACAATCTTCTGCGTCCCGAAGGTGGCGATTGCCTGTTGGCCTTTCTGGCCTCCAATCCAGTGTACGAGGTCTACAAAATCCTCAAAACGAATGAGAAATGGTCGGGCTACATGCAGGATGTGGAGCAGTTTATATCGCCCTTGCACTACAGCTTGAATCCCGGCGAGGAATTCAGTCAGTTACTCAACGAAGTGGGTTTTATACACCACAATGTGGAAATACGCAATGAAGTGTTTGTTTATGAAGGCGTGCGGACTCTCAAAG ACAACGTTAAAGCCATTTGTCCTTTTCTCGAGCGCATGCCTGCAGCTTTACATGAAGATTTCTTGGACGATTTCATAGAAATTGTCATATCGATGAATTTACAGCAGGGAGAAAGGAATCAGGATCAAAAGTTTCTGTCACCCTATAAGCTGGTGGTAGCCTATGCCAGAAAATCTCCAGAATTTGTTAATAATGTTTTGCTAGAGCCGCCACATCAGAGCATTTTCAAGGGAGTTGATTAG
- the CaBP1 gene encoding protein disulfide-isomerase A6 homolog, whose protein sequence is MRQLACLLLLAFAVGSTTAFYSPSDGVVELTSANFDREVLRDDAIWIVEFYAPWCGHCQSLVPEYKKLAKALKGVVKVGSVNADADSSLGGQFGVRGFPTIKIFGANKKSPTDFNGQRTAKAIADAALAEVKKKVQAALGGGGGGGGSSGGSSGDEVIELTDENFDKLVLNSDDIWLVEFFAPWCGHCKNLAPEWAKAAKELKGKVKLGALDATAHQSKAAEYNVRGYPTIKFFPANSKAGDAQEYDGGRTASDIIAWASDKHVANVPAPELIEIINDATFDTACEGKPLCVVSVLPHILDCDAKCRNKFLTTLRTLGEKYKQKQWGWAWAEGGQQSALEESLEVGGFGYPAMAVVNFKKMKFSVLKGSFSKDGINEFLRDISYGRGQTAPVRGAKKPAIVSVDPWDGKDGQLPTEEDIDLSDIDLDESPKDEL, encoded by the exons ATGAGACAGCTGG CGTGCTTATTGTTGCTGGCTTTTGCCGTGGGCAGCACAACTGCCTTCTACTCGCCCAGCGATGGTGTCGTGGAGCTAACATCTGCCAATTTCGACCGGGAAGTGCTCCGGGACGACGCCATCTGGATTGTGGAGTTCTATGCGCCGTGGTGTGGCCACTGCCAGAGCCTGGTTCCCGAGTACAAGAAGCTGGCCAAGGCGCTAAAAGGGGTGGTGAAGGTTGGCTCTGTCAACGCCGATGCTGATAGCTCGCTGGGCGGCCAATTTGGAGTACGTGGCTTTCCCACTATCAAAATTTTCGGGGCCAACAAGAAGTCGCCCACGGATTTCAATGGCCAGCGCACAGCTAAGGCCATTGCTGATGCCGCTCTGGCGGAGGTCAAGAAGAAGGTTCAGGCCGCTCTcggaggcggtggcggcggaggTGGCTCCTCTGGCGGCTCATCCGGCGATGAGGTCATCGAGCTCACCGATGAAAACTTTGATAAACTGGTCCTAAACTCGGACGACATCTGGCTGGTGGAGTTCTTTGCTCCCTGGTGCGGTCACTGCAAGAATCTGGCTCCTGAGTGGGCCAAGGCCGCCAAGGAGCTTAAGGGCAAGGTCAAGCTGGGCGCCCTGGACGCCACCGCTCACCAGAGCAAGGCTGCGGAGTACAATGTGCGCGGTTATCCCACCATTAAGTTCTTCCCCGCAAACTCAAAGGCTGGAGATGCCCAGGAGTATGATGGCGGACGCACTGCCTCGGATATCATTGCCTGGGCTAGTGACAAGCATGTGGCCAATGTACCGGCACCCGAACTGATAGAAATCATCAATGATGCCACATTCGACACAGCCTGCGAGGGAAAACCCTTGTGTGTGGTCTCTGTGCTGCCACACATCCTCGATTGCGATGCCAAGTGCCGCAACAAGTTCCTTACTACCCTGCGCACTCTGGGCGAGAAGTACAAGCAGAAGCAATGGGGCTGGGCCTGGGCCGAAGGTGGCCAGCAGTCCGCTCTCGAGGAGTCCCTCGAAGTTGGCGGATTCGGTTATCCCGCCATGGCAGTGGTTAACTTCAAGAAAATGAAATTCTCCGTGCTGAAGGGATCCTTCTCCAAGGACGGCATCAACGAGTTCCTGCGCGACATATCCTACGGCCGTGGACAGACGGCTCCAGTGCGTGGTGCTAAGAAGCCAGCGATCGTTTCGGTGGATCCCTGGGACGGCAAGGATGGCCAACTGCCCACCGAGGAGGATATTGATCTGAGCGACATTGATCTAGATGAGAGCCCCAAGGATGAGCTGTAA
- the LOC108072553 gene encoding uncharacterized protein — MSRSAYLLCVLFLACSCLIYSASGARNYRRGYKTTEPPTTTPPPQTPKEFLDSRPGISTFGIIAIIFTVIVLCLIFYYGIICYPLLCRDEKKYRFMDVSSTITAATSRSIQSIENYPDQKHHHQLA, encoded by the exons ATGTCTCGTAGTGCGTACCTGCTGTGTGTGCTCTTTTTAG CCTGCAGTTGCTTGATTTACAGCGCAAGCGGAGCGCGGAATTACCGGAGGGGTTACAAGACCACAGAGCCGCCCACAACGACCCCACCGCCGCAGACGCCGAAGGAGTTCCTGGACAGTAGGCCGGGTATTTCCACATTCGGAATCATTGCCATCATCTTTACCGTGATAGTCCTCTGCCTGATCTTCTACTACGGCATCATTTGCTATCCATTGTTGTGTCGCGACGAGAAAAAGTACCGGTTTATGGACGTCTCGTCGACGATCACGGCGGCCACCTCGCGCTCCATTCAGTCCATAGAAAACTATCCCGATCAGAAGCATCATCACCAACTGGCCTGA
- the chif gene encoding protein chiffon yields MQPQSDKQSASRLATTTSSHTTAAATSTSAAAQAATPPKVKVIKSKRPLCHFKFYLDICDHQLAKRIETDIKALGGHLEFFLSDSITHFVTDKPEVSGGTGRTPGTPGTPSTPTNHYQQEDGSARKPNQRQSRADAILSRVRRSTVGVVANNSSNSTPTTSVKRSYTIWQTDYAQRFIKRIQTELKQYLEGKKEGGRGGGGAATASPHHIQLKKQYVKIESVKRNYRPYYHLIKQPDDWPKIDLSSEDGAFRLLTKSKTKEKDQSMTRKSLGSRTSQKDKPPAPAQEEKQLPKHPAVQKLKKQSIIPNSPRSNFREPKDSSEKQGGVCEICKLEYDILNIHLQSKDHELFAKNSENFLALDTLILSSANVNQFLAEEPEESELDMDVDETLSNEEQQQSPRQRPSPALREKSKRITKGKHSSEKFQAASPQTPSPGGGKKALGTLPGSLSELQRQEHPTTAAATPTTTNLGRKKSTQNSGLSPPIRAMLPPSSLYKVVETREECATPPRRGRPPNQVDSPSLIVKFQKIRQTELQRLNGEAENFMFPRTAVSATTRSSSELPTDIDRQTTSDVRGRYSISSASLDTSTSEAETKESSGLLPASNLRKRAQAVGRRRKMAGAAAGEELLQRQLSTGSSSSNSNNQQRFPSAPIQPEEQEPRSQPQSQPKLKIKLKQAQVVAATRKSSRTATAIVTAATASSRQQLQLRQTTGGRRMTSNLEDRMGESVKPKIKIKKEIIPQEENEEELQELEKLLENDDTEEEMELDVESSLSSGSDEDYIAGHLSKTTKAGNSTRISTDTREQRAARRLSRLTINRSAGEIELTETKSSPTSRSRGKCQKPSSPTKNSSKSKQPKVVPQSVDLIFDCSKSERLQQMQYTFESLPSAELWNRVFLRQDAGEEHYYTYYGSTRYRKLPYEMGPIPMARTLPAHSCALCRSEQKEGEQKEQPQEDLTIKPVAKKEIKREEEAAQSSPSSSMYKHKKLHLLQRYQQEQEQLQQQLEGTALVATAIAAKCDSKASTPELLEREFASGSLGDRVQLIERVRSTSSSSCSNSQRSGITCRNKQISRITELPPRKSPREHASTLALVSCIIRQRQDSQSKTNSEAEEPPPPVVAAPKLKTPLKQEPVVAPSSPRTTRSQAATPVEELRFATEISETVKRMRRGQNKYDHSPPAPASASAVNPVPTAVSSPARSRRLTPAATQTLAPSYSRRLEFSTSQRESSLAAKVFLGKGKGKRRAVNPPAAATVRPPAPQPPGMGGVFRGVRKLPSKKGLLEYDMEPCAIKALDKAMQYSNPGFAAWQLDKYLELAGKEYDLDVEEQLPLPAPAAEGRREQQQQTNSPQTPPPSDCCFTSEFDLYDLLLGSAGSGDDEEDLSRGNLPPGTSRRMSSQNLYATYYRKRKNLKSNRTGWPKSQRRRNGGGALGRSLPNERINFLKMGLAEFHQIKQEPMETEEEQTTTTTTTSASREKLLSKEDEDDEGGGGGNTGGGGAGENDGGSPAGDKQNPRQDVAMTPPATDVDDLAEPPEADDNESLPEEDETMADSIDQQQDDEAEIEATDADVEEEEEEDDEEEEEDVFEDAYDEPQVGIKKKEEPSPEKRARIPSISVSTPPEEHSTPGKKLLLTLHNGQRLQATSTPSTGQVQQQQRRTPQLNGSLGSCISPSEKLGDNSDIFTVSSDGLDTDLDLSNTQAGDSHEQHCPHQTTTATPKRKFDISKYAPPNNGKAASSCAAEAATAAVKSLAISQFLKKETCASSSSMRSVWRRTQRRTIPAATACINAAPSARVPN; encoded by the exons ATGCAACCGCAGTCGGACAAACAAAGCGCCAGCAGActcgcaacaacaacaagtagccacaccacagcagcagcaacatcaacatcagcagcagctcaaGCAGCCACTCCTCCAAAAGTAAAGGTCATCAAGAGCAAACGTCCATTGTGCCACTTTAAGTTCTACTTGGACATCTGCGATCATCAGCTTGCCAAACGTATTGAGACCGATATCAAGGCTTTAGGCGGACATCTTGAGTTCTTTCTGAGCGATAGCATCACCCACTTTGTCACCGATAAGCCGGAAGTCAGTGGTGGGACAGGTAGAACACCCGGCACGCCAGGAACACCCAGCACACCCACCAACCACTACCAACAGGAAGATGGTTCGGCAAGGAAACCGAATCAGCGGCAATCGCGAGCGGATGCTATACTAAGTCGTGTACGAAGGAGCACGGTTGGAGTTGTGGCGAACAATAGCAGCAATAGCACTCCCACGACATCTGTGAAAAGAAGCTATACCATCTGGCAGACGGATTACGCACAGCGCTTCATCAAGCGTATTCAAACTGAGCTAAAGCAATACCTAGAGGGTAAGAAGGAAGGTGGcagaggcggaggaggagccgcCACAGCTAGCCCCCATCACATTCAGCTGAAGAAGCAATATGTGAAGATTGAATCCGTCAAACGTAATTATAGACCTTACTACCATCTTATTAAGCAGCCAGACGACTGGCCAAAGATTGATTTAAGCAGCGAGGACGGCGCCTTCCGATTGCTGACCAAATCGAAGACCAAGGAGAAGGATCAGAGTATGACCCGCAAGTCTTTGGGATCACGCACATCGCAGAAAGATAAACCACCAGCACCGGCCCAGGAGGAGAAGCAGCTACCCAAGCATCCGGCAGTGCAGAAACTCAAAAAGCAGTCGATCATCCCAAATAGTCCGCGATCCAATTTTCGTGAACCCAAGGATTCGAGTGAAAAACAAGGTGGAGTGTGCGAAATCTGCAAGTTGGAATACGATATCCTGAACATCCACCTGCAGAGTAAGGATCACGAGCTGTTTGCCAAGAATTCGGAGAATTTCCTGGCCCTAGACACACTCATACTTAGTTCAGCGAATGTGAATCAGTTTCTGGCGGAGGAGCCCGAAGAGAGTGAACTGGACATGGATGTGGATGAAACGTTAAGTAatgaggagcagcagcaaagtCCCCGCCAGAGGCCATCGCCAGCACTGCGTGAGAAATCCAAGCGGATAACCAAGGGCAAGCATTCTTCGGAGAAGTTCCAAGCGGCCTCGCCACAGACGCCCTCTCCAGGGGGCGGCAAGAAGGCTTTAGGAACCCTTCCCGGTAGTTTATCGGAGCTGCAGCGCCAGGAGCATCCAACCACGGCAGCCGCAACGCCGACAACAACGAATTTGGGTCGTAAGAAATCCACCCAGAATTCTGGCTTGTCACCGCCCATTAGAGCCATGCTGCCACCTTCGTCCCTGTACAAGGTGGTGGAAACCAGGGAGGAATGTGCCACGCCACCGAGAAGGGGCAGACCTCCTAACCAGGTGGATTCACCATCGCTTATTGTCAAGTTCCAAAAGATCCGTCAGACCGAGCTGCAGCGACTCAACGGTGAGGCGGAGAACTTTATGTTCCCCAGGACAGCGGTGTCAGCAACAACGAGGAGCAGCAGTGAACTACCCACGGATATAGATCGTCAAACCACCTCAGATGTAAGGGGCCGTTACAGCATCTCCTCTGCTAGCTTGGACACAAGTACGAGCGAAGCTGAAACTAAGGAATCCTCGGGATTATTACCAGCCTCGAATCTTCGCAAGCGAGCCCAGGCCGTGGGCAGGAGGAGAAAGatggcaggagcagcagcgggtGAGGAGCTACTCCAACGCCAGTTGTCCACCGGAAGCAGTAgcagcaatagcaacaaccAGCAGCGCTTTCCGAGCGCCCCCATCCAGCCAGAAGAACAAGAGCCGCGATCGCAACCACAGTCACAGCCGAAGCTAAAGATTAAGCTGAAGCAGGCACAAGTGGTGGCGGCCACCAGAAAGAGTAGTCGCACAGCTACGGCCATTGTGACAGCGGCCACCGCTAGCAGCCGTCAGCAGCTTCAGCTGAGACAGACAACTGGAGGCCGGCGAATGACCAGTAATCTGGAGGATCGGATGGGGGAATCAGTAAAGCCTAAGATCAAAATAAAGAAGGAAATCATACCGCAGGAAGAGAATGAGGAGGAGTTGCAAGAGCTGGAAAAACTATTGGAGAATGATGATACCGAGGAGGAAATGGAGCTGGATGTGGAGAGCAGCTTGTCCTCGGGCAGTGACGAGGATTACATAGCTGGCCATTTGAGCAAAACAACCAAAGCCGGAAACAGCACTCGGATATCTACGGATACACGAGAGCAAAGAGCAGCTCGACGACTATCCCGTTTAACCATTAATCGTAGTGCCGGAGAAATTGAGCTAACCGAAACCAAATCCTCGCCGACGAGTAGAAGCCGCGGCAAGTGCCAGAAACCCTCGAGTCCGACGAAAAATAGCAGCAAGAGCAAACAACCCAAGGTGGTGCCGCAATCCGTAGATTTGATATTTGATTGCAGTAAAAGCGAGAGATTACAACAAATGCAATACACCTTCGAGTCGCTGCCAAGCGCAGAGCTATGGAATCGAGTGTTCTTGCGGCAGGATGCGGGGGAAGAGCACTATTACACCTACTATGGCAGCACGCGATACAGGAAGCTGCCCTACGAAATGGGTCCCATACCCATGGCCAGAACATTGCCAGCTCACAGTTGTGCCTTGTGCCGCAGCGAGCAAAAGGAAGGTGAACAAAAGGAGCAGCCCCAGGAGGATCTGACGATAAAGCCAGTGgcgaaaaaggaaattaaaaggGAGGAGGAAGCAGCCCAATCCTCCCCTTCGTCATCAATGTACAAGCACAAGAAGCTGCATCTGCTTCAACGTTAccagcaggaacaggagcaactgcagcagcagcttgagGGAACTGCCCTCGTCGCCACAGCCATAGCCGCCAAATGTGATAGCAAGGCCAGCACACCGGAACTCCTTGAAAGGGAGTTTGCCTCGGGATCTCTTGGTGATCGAGTACAGCTTATAGAGCGCGTAAGAAGCACCTCCAGTTCCAGTTGCAGCAATAGCCAAAGGAGTGGCATCACTTGCCGCAATAAGCAGATATCAAGGATTACCGAGTTGCCTCCAAGGAAATCGCCCCGTGAACATGCTTCTACCCTGGCATTGGTCAGTTGCATCATCCGCCAACGGCAAGATTCACAAAGCAAAACTAACTCCGAGGCAGAGGAGCCACCGCCTCCAGTGGTTGCTGCTCCGAAGCTGAAAACCCCGCTGAAACAGGAACCCGTAGTAGCGCCTTCATCTCCTCGAACGACCCGTTCACAAGCTGCCACACCGGTCGAGGAGCTACGCTTTGCCACCGAGATAAGTGAGACTGTCAAAAGAATGAGGCGaggccaaaataaatacgatCATTCCCCGCCAGCgccagcttcagcttcagcggTAAATCCCGTGCCTACAGCAGTTTCTTCGCCCGCTCGGAGTCGTCGGCTGACTCCTGCTGCTACACAAACCCTTGCTCCGAGCTACTCTCGCCGTTTGGAATTTTCCACCAGTCAACGGGAATCCTCCTTAGCAGCCAAAGTGTTTTTGGGCAAGGGAAAGGGAAAAAGAAGAGCGGTTAATCCGCCGGCAGCTGCAACAGTCCGCCCTCCTGCGCCACAACCACCCGGAATGGGAGGTGTCTTTCGAGGTGTTCGCAAGCTGCCGAGCAAAAAGGGTTTGCTCGAATACGATATGGAACCGTGCGCCATTAAGGCCTTGGACAAAGCCATGCAGTATAGTAATCCGGGCTTCGCTGCCTGGCAGCTTGACAAATATCTGGAACTAGCTGGCAAAGAGTACGATTTGGATGTTGAGGAACAGCTGCCACTGCCAGCTCCAGCGGCTGAGGGAAGAAgagaacagcaacagcaaaccAATTCTCCGCAGACGCCACCACCATCAGACTGCTGCTTTACCAGCGAGTTTGATCTTTATGATCTGCTCTTGGGCAGCGCTGGAAGTGGCGACGACGAAGAAGATCTATCCCGCGGGAACCTACCACCAGGCACAAGTCGACGGATGAGCAGCCAGAATTTATATGCTACCTATTACAGAAAGAGGAAAAACCTAAAGTCAAATCGAACTGGCTGGCCGAAATCTCAAAGGCGACGCAATGGAGGAGGAGCATTAGGTCGATCCCTGCCAAATGAGAGAATTAATTTCCTCAAAATGGGCCTGGCGGAGTTCCATCAAATAAAGCAAGAGCCAATGGAAACGGAGGAAGAGCAGACTACAACAACTACTACCACCTCAGCGTCGAGGGAAAAGCTGCTGAGCAAGGAAGATGAAGACGACgaaggtggtggtggtggaaaTACGGGAGGCGGCGGAGCTGGAGAGAATGATGGTGGATCTCCAGCCGGCGATAAACAGAATCCCCGCCAAGATGTAGCAATGACTCCACCTGCTACCGATGTGGATGATCTGGCTGAACCGCCGGAAGCCGATGATAACGAAAGTTTGCCCGAGGAAGACGAAACCATGGCGGATTCAATTGATCAGCAGCAGGATGATGAGGCGGAAATTGAGGCCACCGATGCGGATGTCGAAGAGGAAGAAGAGgaggacgacgaggaggaggaggaggatgttTTTGAAGATGCATACGATGAGCCTCAGGTGGGAATCAAGAAGAAGGAGGAACCGTCACCGGAAAAACGTGCACGAATACCATCTATATCCGTATCGACGCCACCTGAAGAGCACTCGACGCCCGGCAAGAAGCTCCTGCTAACCCTGCACAATGGCCAAAGGCTACAGGCAACCTCAACGCCTAGTACCGGGCAagtccaacagcagcagagaaGAACACCGCAGCTGAATGGAAGTCTTGGCAGCTGCATATCTCCCAGTGAAAAGCTGGGAGACAATTCGGATATCTTTACCGTTTCGTCCGATGGTTTGGATACGGATCTGGATCTAAGCAACACCCAGGCGGGGGATTCCCACGAACAGCACTGTCCACACCAAACGACTACGGCGACGCCAAAGAGGAAGTTTGACATCTCCAAGTATGCGCCGCCGAATAATGGCAAGGCGGCGAGTAGCTGTGCTGCGGAAGCTGCGACAGCTGCTGTCAAATCCTTGGCCATTTCGCAGTTCCTCAAGAAGGAG ACCTGCGCAAGCTCATCAAGCATGAGGAGCGTCTGGCGGAGAACGCAAAGGCGAACCattccagcagcaacagcttgCATAAACGCGGCACCGTCAGCTCGCGTGCCAAATTAA
- the Hyls1 gene encoding uncharacterized protein Hyls1 — MEASVPPAGLKDLNPVNAVASGRRRSRSKTRQGKEPPLSSGGESDRNEDFKRMQRRRRSKSHPRSASRGSYLDRRRGKAKHCDPVALFQYYQKEWAHFRSQIPGESSHSNARFEVRRKLMDPK, encoded by the exons ATGGAAGCATCCGTACCTCCAGCTGGTCTTAAGGATTTGAATCCAGTTAATGCTGTGGCAAGTGGCAGGCGTCGCAGTCGCAGCAAGACCCGCCAGGGAAAGGAGCCGCCATTGTCTAGCGGTGGGGAATCGGATCGGAATGAAGATTTTAAGAGGATGCAACGTCGTCGGCGCAGTAAATCGCATCCACGCAGTGCCAGTCGCGGTTCCTACTTGG ATCGACGCCGCGGAAAGGCCAAGCACTGTGATCCGGTTGCCCTATTTCAGTATTATCAGAAAGAGTGGGCCCATTTTCGCAGTCAGATTCCCGGCGAGTCCTCGCACTCGAATGCCCGCTTTGAAGTGCGCCGCAAGCTAATGGATCCCAAGTGA